One Streptosporangium sp. NBC_01495 DNA window includes the following coding sequences:
- the vanY-N gene encoding D,D-peptidase/D,D-carboxypeptidase VanY-N yields MNEPRTVPPRPRDRLYAAVTLVLAVLLLPAALVRRPGRARELACRWALRMRFPAEDLTGLTDGAMAAFAAARTEALWRHGQLIGLTSGYRDPRVQQRMFDEEVRRSGSPASARMLVLPPAESNHVKGIALDVRPHEGARWLEEHGARYDLYRIYDNEWWHFEHRPDSGGTPPRRRPHPAWGRVSENGDQT; encoded by the coding sequence ATGAACGAACCACGCACCGTCCCACCTCGGCCCCGAGATCGGCTGTACGCCGCGGTCACGCTGGTGCTCGCCGTGCTCCTGCTGCCCGCGGCGCTCGTCCGCCGTCCCGGCCGCGCCCGCGAGCTGGCCTGCCGCTGGGCGCTGCGGATGAGATTCCCCGCCGAGGACCTCACCGGGCTCACCGACGGCGCCATGGCGGCGTTCGCCGCGGCACGCACCGAGGCGCTCTGGCGTCACGGCCAGCTCATCGGCCTCACCTCGGGATACCGCGATCCCCGTGTCCAGCAACGGATGTTCGACGAGGAGGTGCGCCGCTCCGGCTCCCCTGCCTCGGCGCGAATGCTCGTGCTACCACCGGCGGAATCCAACCACGTCAAGGGCATCGCGCTGGACGTGCGCCCCCACGAGGGCGCGCGCTGGCTCGAGGAACACGGCGCCCGCTACGACCTCTACCGCATCTACGACAACGAGTGGTGGCACTTCGAGCACCGCCCGGACAGCGGCGGCACGCCACCGCGACGACGCCCCCACCCGGCGTGGGGCCGCGTGAGCGAGAACGGGGACCAGACGTAG
- a CDS encoding aspartate/glutamate racemase family protein, with the protein MRTIGLIGGLSWESTVIYYQIINQRVRERLGGSHSADSLIWSVDYTTVEDLIFADRWDEVSTLLTGAGRKLEDLGADLLLVCSNTFSRVSDDVERAVSVPVLHIADAVGAEIRARGMRKVGLLGTHFTMEQPFYRDRLAAHGFDVVVPRREQRELVHRVIFDELVRGVLRESSRDAYAQIIDDFADDGAEGVILGCTEIELLISEKDSAIPVLPSARLHAEAAAGFALAD; encoded by the coding sequence ATGCGCACTATCGGTCTCATCGGCGGGTTGAGCTGGGAATCGACGGTGATCTACTACCAGATCATCAACCAGCGGGTACGCGAGCGACTCGGCGGCAGCCATTCCGCCGACAGCCTCATCTGGTCGGTCGACTACACGACCGTCGAGGACCTCATCTTCGCCGACCGCTGGGACGAGGTGAGTACGCTGCTGACCGGTGCGGGCAGGAAACTGGAGGATCTCGGCGCCGACCTCCTGCTCGTCTGCAGCAACACCTTCAGCCGGGTGAGCGACGACGTGGAGCGGGCCGTGAGCGTGCCCGTGCTGCACATCGCCGACGCCGTGGGCGCCGAGATCCGCGCCAGGGGTATGCGCAAGGTCGGCCTGCTGGGCACTCACTTCACCATGGAGCAGCCCTTCTACCGGGATCGGCTGGCCGCCCACGGTTTCGACGTGGTCGTCCCGCGGCGTGAGCAGCGGGAACTGGTCCATCGCGTGATCTTCGACGAACTGGTGCGCGGGGTGCTCAGGGAATCGTCCAGGGACGCGTACGCCCAGATCATCGATGATTTCGCAGACGACGGCGCTGAAGGCGTCATCCTCGGCTGCACGGAGATCGAGCTGCTGATCAGTGAGAAGGACAGCGCCATCCCGGTGCTGCCGAGCGCTCGACTGCACGCGGAGGCGGCGGCCGGCTTCGCGCTCGCCGACTGA
- a CDS encoding UDP-N-acetylmuramoyl-tripeptide--D-alanyl-D-alanine ligase, with translation MIPMTLNRIAQVVGASLYDVRDPRVPVTAPSAVDSREVVPGGLFAATVGARVDGHDYAAGAIADGAVAVLASRPVGVPALVVEDVQLAIGLLARHLLEHISPTVIGLTGSVGKTTTKDLLAQVLERHAATVATDRSFNNELGLPLTVLRADATTRYLVLEMGAGRKGDLTYLTGLAPPQVGLVLNVGTAHVERMGAGPADVAEAKGELVEALPADGFALLNADDPYVMGMAGRTRAQILLYGGSAEAQVRAEDVRMADRARTAFELVTPSGRAPVELDLIGEHQVSNALAAAAVATVLGLGVAEIADGLNAARRRSAGRLEIVERPDGITVVNDAYNANPESMRAGLRAVTALAGTRRTVAVLGAMGQQADASRARHAEMGRLVADLRFDVLIAVGAGDPLAMAEAAKSSNQGVAVHTAADVAEALRLATALLEPGDVVFVKASSEIGLGACARALAGA, from the coding sequence ATGATCCCCATGACGCTGAACAGGATCGCGCAGGTCGTCGGCGCGAGCCTGTATGACGTGCGGGACCCGCGGGTGCCGGTGACGGCGCCCTCGGCGGTCGACTCCCGCGAGGTGGTGCCCGGCGGCCTGTTCGCCGCGACGGTCGGCGCCCGCGTCGACGGTCACGACTACGCGGCCGGTGCCATCGCGGACGGCGCCGTCGCCGTGCTGGCCTCAAGGCCCGTCGGCGTGCCCGCCCTCGTGGTCGAGGACGTCCAGCTCGCGATCGGCCTGCTGGCCAGGCACCTGCTCGAACACATCAGCCCGACCGTGATCGGCCTGACCGGCTCCGTGGGCAAGACCACGACCAAGGACCTGCTGGCCCAGGTGCTCGAACGGCACGCCGCGACGGTCGCCACCGACAGGTCGTTCAACAACGAGCTCGGGCTGCCGCTCACCGTGCTGCGTGCCGACGCCACCACCCGATACCTGGTGCTGGAAATGGGTGCGGGCCGGAAGGGCGACCTGACGTACCTGACCGGGCTCGCACCGCCCCAGGTCGGGCTGGTGCTCAATGTCGGCACCGCACACGTGGAGCGTATGGGAGCCGGGCCGGCCGACGTGGCCGAGGCCAAGGGCGAGCTGGTCGAGGCGCTTCCGGCGGACGGGTTCGCACTGCTCAACGCCGACGACCCGTACGTCATGGGCATGGCCGGCCGCACCAGGGCCCAGATCCTGTTGTACGGCGGGTCGGCGGAGGCGCAGGTGCGAGCCGAAGACGTGCGGATGGCCGACCGTGCGCGAACCGCGTTCGAGTTGGTGACGCCCTCCGGCCGCGCCCCGGTCGAGCTCGACCTCATAGGCGAGCACCAGGTGAGCAACGCCCTGGCCGCCGCCGCCGTCGCCACCGTACTCGGCCTGGGCGTCGCCGAGATCGCCGATGGGCTGAACGCCGCACGGCGGCGCTCCGCGGGCCGGCTGGAGATCGTCGAACGACCTGACGGCATCACCGTCGTCAACGACGCCTACAACGCCAACCCCGAATCCATGCGGGCCGGGCTGCGGGCGGTGACGGCCCTGGCCGGCACCCGTCGTACCGTCGCCGTGCTCGGTGCGATGGGGCAGCAGGCGGACGCCTCCCGCGCCCGGCACGCGGAGATGGGCCGGCTCGTCGCCGACCTCCGCTTCGACGTGCTGATCGCGGTCGGAGCAGGGGATCCGCTCGCGATGGCGGAGGCGGCGAAGTCCTCGAACCAGGGCGTGGCCGTCCACACCGCCGCGGACGTGGCCGAGGCCCTCAGGCTGGCCACCGCGCTTCTCGAACCGGGAGACGTGGTGTTCGTCAAGGCCTCCAGCGAGATCGGTCTCGGTGCCTGCGCCCGTGCGCTGGCCGGCGCCTGA
- a CDS encoding D-alanine--D-alanine ligase family protein → MTERVRVAVLAGGPSAEHEVSLQSAQAVLNALPRDLYEPVPVIIDRQGRWPVELRRGLVDVVFPVLHGPFGEDGVVQGHLETLGIPYVGCGVMASAVAMNKVAMRRMFLAEDIPVTPQVWFTEHEWSTTTDHWGLVKSLDWPMYVKPAGMGSSIGISRVTSMEELRAGVDLALAYDRVVVVEQGVTAREVICGVLGGYDTPDASVPGELIVPGDWLDYEAKYLSRAEIAVIPAVLPARVAEDVRELALRAFRAIGGYGLSRVDFLYEEDMGRLYVLEINTMPGFTSRSVYARAWTASGVPYPDLLRRLIDLAFARSGS, encoded by the coding sequence GTGACCGAACGCGTACGCGTGGCTGTGCTGGCGGGTGGGCCGTCCGCCGAGCATGAGGTGTCGCTACAGTCGGCGCAGGCTGTGCTCAATGCGCTGCCGAGGGATCTGTACGAGCCCGTCCCCGTCATCATCGACCGGCAGGGCAGATGGCCGGTGGAGCTGCGACGCGGTCTGGTGGACGTGGTCTTCCCCGTGCTGCACGGGCCGTTCGGCGAGGACGGCGTCGTCCAGGGTCACCTGGAGACGCTGGGCATCCCGTACGTGGGCTGCGGCGTCATGGCCTCTGCCGTGGCCATGAACAAGGTCGCGATGCGGCGCATGTTCCTGGCGGAGGACATTCCGGTCACCCCGCAGGTGTGGTTCACCGAGCACGAATGGAGCACCACCACCGACCACTGGGGTCTGGTGAAGTCGCTCGACTGGCCGATGTACGTCAAACCGGCCGGCATGGGCTCCTCCATCGGCATCTCACGTGTCACCTCCATGGAGGAGCTGCGCGCGGGCGTGGATCTGGCGCTGGCCTACGACCGGGTGGTCGTCGTCGAGCAGGGCGTGACCGCGCGCGAGGTCATCTGCGGCGTGCTCGGCGGCTATGACACTCCGGACGCCTCGGTGCCCGGCGAGCTCATCGTGCCCGGCGACTGGCTCGACTATGAGGCCAAGTACCTCAGCCGGGCCGAGATCGCCGTCATCCCCGCCGTGCTGCCGGCACGGGTGGCCGAGGACGTGCGCGAGCTGGCCCTGCGCGCCTTCCGGGCGATCGGTGGCTACGGCCTGTCCCGTGTCGACTTCCTCTATGAGGAGGACATGGGACGCCTGTACGTGCTGGAGATCAACACCATGCCCGGCTTCACCTCCCGGTCCGTCTACGCCAGGGCCTGGACCGCAAGCGGTGTCCCGTACCCGGACCTGCTGCGCCGCCTCATCGACCTCGCGTTCGCCAGGAGCGGCTCATGA
- a CDS encoding serine hydrolase domain-containing protein, with amino-acid sequence MPKFKITNGPLPRRLASRLPATGAVTLAATLLTAVTAFAGTGPPPVAPMSLTAAALAGTGSPMAPASFTSTALTGTGSPTAPTSSASAALTGTGPATGEIGPASVDRFVNAYREATGLPGAAVAVTRGNEVVHVAGYGRTSSGDPVTADTPMAIASLSKSFTSLAVMQLVEKGAVRLDEPVRVRLPEFVMADPRAARITVRQLLDQTSGMADEAFPERSLPQPRSLREAVARLRGARLAADPGTRWSYHNTNSQVAARLVEVASGMPFAGYLGKHVFGPLGMRNSTTIDTERDLPASARGHLRLLGAALALPEPPGFGNGSGGVISSARDMAQWMIMQNGEGAGPGGVRVVSAASVAEMRTPSRINDSYALGWSIGTTGKGSPVVEHGGDLLTATAQQTLLPRSGYGIVVMANTGTAYADSDAIADALVAMAEGEEPEPPPSVSPSLIIDLAMALAAAATLLLAGRGLARSRRWAARRAGRPAWRAAARLLPYAAPGVLCLTITDVFAVLARGKDTTWRHVAYLYPSFMIWLVLATGACLALILVRIDHLVRTRRAPSPGSG; translated from the coding sequence GTGCCCAAATTCAAGATCACAAATGGTCCGCTCCCCCGGCGCCTCGCGAGCCGCCTCCCGGCGACCGGCGCCGTCACGCTCGCGGCGACCCTCCTGACAGCGGTAACGGCCTTCGCGGGGACGGGTCCGCCGCCCGTGGCGCCGATGTCGCTCACAGCGGCGGCCCTCGCGGGGACGGGTTCGCCCATGGCGCCGGCGTCGTTCACATCGACGGCCCTCACTGGGACGGGTTCGCCCACGGCGCCGACGTCGTCCGCATCGGCGGCCCTCACGGGGACGGGTCCCGCCACCGGGGAGATCGGTCCCGCGTCCGTCGACCGTTTCGTGAACGCCTACCGGGAGGCGACCGGCCTGCCGGGGGCCGCGGTCGCCGTCACCAGGGGAAACGAGGTCGTCCACGTCGCCGGCTACGGCCGCACCTCCTCCGGCGATCCCGTCACTGCGGACACCCCCATGGCGATCGCGTCGCTCAGCAAGTCCTTCACCTCCCTGGCCGTCATGCAGCTGGTGGAGAAGGGAGCGGTCAGGCTCGACGAGCCGGTGCGCGTCCGGCTCCCCGAGTTCGTGATGGCCGATCCGCGGGCGGCTCGCATCACCGTCCGCCAGCTGCTGGACCAGACCTCGGGCATGGCCGACGAGGCCTTTCCCGAGAGGAGCCTGCCCCAGCCCCGCTCGCTCCGCGAGGCCGTCGCGCGACTGAGGGGGGCGAGGCTGGCCGCCGACCCCGGCACGCGGTGGAGCTATCACAACACCAACTCCCAGGTCGCCGCGCGACTGGTCGAGGTGGCGAGCGGCATGCCCTTCGCCGGCTACCTCGGGAAGCACGTGTTCGGCCCGCTCGGCATGCGGAACAGCACCACGATCGACACCGAGCGCGACCTCCCCGCGAGCGCGCGGGGCCATCTCCGACTGCTCGGCGCCGCGCTCGCCCTCCCCGAGCCCCCGGGGTTCGGCAACGGCTCCGGCGGGGTGATCAGCAGCGCGAGGGACATGGCCCAGTGGATGATCATGCAGAACGGTGAGGGGGCCGGTCCCGGCGGCGTCCGCGTCGTCTCCGCCGCGAGTGTCGCGGAGATGCGCACCCCGTCCAGGATCAACGACTCCTACGCCCTGGGCTGGTCGATCGGCACAACCGGAAAGGGCTCACCGGTCGTCGAGCACGGTGGCGACCTGCTCACCGCGACGGCCCAGCAGACGCTCCTGCCCCGGTCGGGGTACGGCATCGTGGTCATGGCCAACACCGGCACGGCGTACGCCGACAGCGACGCCATCGCGGACGCGCTGGTCGCCATGGCAGAGGGAGAGGAGCCCGAGCCGCCCCCCTCGGTCTCCCCGTCCCTGATCATCGATCTCGCCATGGCACTGGCCGCCGCCGCGACGCTCCTCCTGGCGGGCCGCGGGCTGGCCCGTTCCCGCCGGTGGGCGGCGCGGCGTGCCGGTCGCCCGGCGTGGCGCGCGGCGGCGAGGCTGCTGCCGTACGCGGCGCCGGGGGTGCTGTGCCTGACGATCACCGATGTCTTCGCGGTACTGGCCAGAGGAAAGGACACCACCTGGAGGCATGTGGCCTACCTCTACCCGTCCTTCATGATCTGGCTCGTCCTCGCCACCGGGGCCTGCCTGGCTTTGATCCTCGTACGGATCGACCACCTGGTACGGACGCGCCGTGCGCCCTCGCCCGGCTCCGGGTGA
- a CDS encoding NAD(P)H-binding protein, with protein sequence MTRIAVTGVTGNLGRLVIEDLLTRVPPRDLVALARTPEKAGDLPGRGVEVRHCDHDDAASVDAALAGVGVLLLVSGSDMTPGIRVRQHRTVVDAAVRAGVRRVVYTGGAGAEDGRLSVTDRSARGRTGLGTGQGRPGAGGAGNGSGRVQAGLEVDQVGSHRGREPDQVR encoded by the coding sequence TTGACCAGGATCGCTGTGACCGGTGTCACGGGCAATCTCGGACGCCTCGTCATCGAGGACCTGCTCACCAGGGTCCCTCCCCGCGATCTCGTCGCGCTCGCCCGCACCCCGGAGAAGGCGGGGGACCTGCCGGGCCGTGGCGTCGAGGTGCGGCACTGCGATCATGACGACGCCGCGTCCGTCGACGCCGCGCTCGCCGGGGTCGGCGTGCTGCTCCTGGTGTCCGGGTCGGACATGACGCCCGGGATCCGCGTGCGGCAGCACCGCACGGTCGTCGACGCCGCCGTCCGGGCCGGGGTACGCCGTGTCGTCTACACCGGCGGCGCGGGCGCGGAGGACGGCCGGCTGAGCGTCACCGACCGGTCGGCCCGAGGGCGGACCGGCCTGGGAACCGGTCAGGGCAGGCCGGGTGCCGGCGGGGCCGGGAACGGATCAGGCCGGGTGCAGGCAGGGCTGGAAGTGGATCAGGTCGGCTCCCATCGGGGCAGGGAGCCGGATCAGGTCAGATAG